The DNA segment CTTTCTGGCCTTCTCGAGCCTGGTGAGGCGGCTGTCATCCTTGATGGCGCAGTAATGCTTATAGGCTTCATCATAGATCCTCTCAAACTCCTGCTGCGCTCCCTCAAGATCATCAGCCTCGCAGCGGAAGGCAAAGCCGGCCTTTTCACAGAGCTCCCTGAGGCTCTTTGCATGAGAGAGAAGGGTCTCCCTTATCACCTGCGCGCCGCGGTAATCCTTTTCCATACCGAATTGATAAGCGGTCCTGTATATATCCCCGATTGTGAGTGTCATGGTGCTCTCCTCCTTGGTATCTGTTGAAATAATATCCACTCCCCTAGCTCCCCGCCCGGGCGATGATGAGCACTTTTTCCGCTTTTCCCGCTTTTTCAAGCTCTGTCCTTGCCAGGGCCATTATCTGCTCCTCCTCGACGACACTCGAGAGGTCAAGGAGACGCTGACCGTGGAGCATGAATATGGCAGGGGGCGTTGAGCCGGCATCACCGTATTCCCTGTTCTCCTCAATGACTTTCCTGAGGGCTTCCGGTGCGACTGCGCCCTCGCAGGAATAGAACTTCCCCCGGGGAACCTGGAGCCTTATGGTCCCCTTGCCATCAAGGACCGCCATCACGGTCTTTACCGTCCTGAGCAGGTTGAAAAGGCGTTTTTCCTCCTTTTTCACCTCATATACCGAGAGGTATTCCGTGCTCCCCCTGAGCGCTATCATGTCAGTCCCTGTGGCAAATGTCTCGGCAATGACCTTTCTCCGCCCCTCGTCGCCGATGTCAGCCTGCATGAGATCCTGGCTCTTGAACTCTATGGAGCCTGTGGCGATTGCCCTTACAATGTTCTTCTGCCCGTCAACCTCCATGTGGACCTCCACCGAGTCAGGCGCGGCACCCATCGTGATGACGGACCGCTCCGCCTCACGCCTTATGGCTTCGATATCTTCGGGCTTAGGGTTGAATATGTTCCTCTCTATGGTATCCCTCACCATTGCCAATGCCGCGCCGATTGCGGAGATCACCTCAGCGTTTCGGGCGATTTCATAGTCAACATTCATTTTTTTCGCCACGTAAGGCACGATGGAATAGGATCCCCCCCCGCCTCCGATAAGCCTTATGGCCTTCTCCCTCAAATCATATTCCTTTACGAGGGTCTCCAGGGTAGGGATGACCTTCTGCGCCGCCTTTTCCATGATCTCCTCGGCGACGGCGCGGGGACTCTTCCCGAAATGCCCTGCAAGGGCCTCGAAGACCCCCTCGAGGGACCGGGTGTTCCCGAAGGCATATTCCCCCTCCCTGATGAATCCCAGGTAATTTGCCGCGCACGTGGTGGTGACTGCAAAAGACTTCCCTTCCCCGCTGGTCACGACAAGATAGGGCGGATCGTCGGCAAGAGGTGTCACCGTTGAGACTGCGAGAGGAGGAGGCAGGTCCTCGACAGAGGTGAAGCTTACGTAAGGAAGGCCGGCTATATGGGCGCTCCTGGGGCCCACGTCGGCAATGGCGCCGTCTTTCACCTGCACCATGGAGCCCCCGGCAATGCCAAGGGTCCTGCTGTCGAGGGTCTTCATATAGGTGATATGGCCGCCAATCTGCGCGGAACGGATCACTGCCTTGCCGTTCCTTATCACCGTGATATCGGTGCTGGTTCCCCCCGCTTCGAGGAAGATGGCATCGGTAGCCCTTATGTAGGTGAGAGCGGCGGCGATTCCTGCAGCCGGGCCTGAGAGCAGCGTGAGCAGGGGCCTGCGCTTCATCTCTTCAAGAGACATGACACCGCCGTCGCTCCTCATGATCATAAGAGGGGCTTCCACTGATGAGCGGGAGAGACTCTGGCCGGTAAGGGTGGCCGTCTCCATCATCTTGGGCAGGATGCTCGCGTTTATGACGGCCGTCCTGGTTCTCACGCGAAGGCCATATAGACCTGACATCTCGTGGGTGCCGCATGCGGGAAGGCCGATCCGCGACGCCGCCTCCTTGATCGCGAGCTCCCGTGAGGGATCATCAACGCTGAAGGGCTCAGCAGCCACGATGCTTTTTGCACCTGCGCCCTTGAGAGCGCCGAGCGGGGCCGCCAGGCCGTCATCCCAGCCCTTTGCCGTGTCAAGGTAAGTGAAGAATGTCCTTATGAATTTCCCACTGGTGACCTCTATGTCAGGGACATTGGCATCCATTTTCGCCTTCATGCCCTCCATGCCCGAGCCGACAGCCAGGATGCCCACGGGTGCCACGTCGCCTTCCAGCAGCGCATTGGTAGCCTGCGTGGTGCTGTGAGCGACAAAGACAA comes from the Candidatus Eremiobacterota bacterium genome and includes:
- a CDS encoding hydantoinase/oxoprolinase family protein, which codes for MSKIRVGIDVGGTFTHAVAIDNRGLDILGFAVTPTTHRAEEGVARGVITVFHDLLDRVKDKGVTGGDIVFVAHSTTQATNALLEGDVAPVGILAVGSGMEGMKAKMDANVPDIEVTSGKFIRTFFTYLDTAKGWDDGLAAPLGALKGAGAKSIVAAEPFSVDDPSRELAIKEAASRIGLPACGTHEMSGLYGLRVRTRTAVINASILPKMMETATLTGQSLSRSSVEAPLMIMRSDGGVMSLEEMKRRPLLTLLSGPAAGIAAALTYIRATDAIFLEAGGTSTDITVIRNGKAVIRSAQIGGHITYMKTLDSRTLGIAGGSMVQVKDGAIADVGPRSAHIAGLPYVSFTSVEDLPPPLAVSTVTPLADDPPYLVVTSGEGKSFAVTTTCAANYLGFIREGEYAFGNTRSLEGVFEALAGHFGKSPRAVAEEIMEKAAQKVIPTLETLVKEYDLREKAIRLIGGGGGSYSIVPYVAKKMNVDYEIARNAEVISAIGAALAMVRDTIERNIFNPKPEDIEAIRREAERSVITMGAAPDSVEVHMEVDGQKNIVRAIATGSIEFKSQDLMQADIGDEGRRKVIAETFATGTDMIALRGSTEYLSVYEVKKEEKRLFNLLRTVKTVMAVLDGKGTIRLQVPRGKFYSCEGAVAPEALRKVIEENREYGDAGSTPPAIFMLHGQRLLDLSSVVEEEQIMALARTELEKAGKAEKVLIIARAGS